One window of Tistrella bauzanensis genomic DNA carries:
- a CDS encoding glycosyltransferase family 4 protein has product HRLHPTHRTVHRKGLKSMGISFESDSEATANDIRSCKLPVGGRLHVVPEAAGPGFSVATPDDDPIDRAMITVAEPFVMMVASVLPHKSPRMVVDAAATLWHGAGIRTVILGTDPRGALAQTLTAAGNTGIVCLYGVPTPVLAAYYRRALCLVMPSEYEGFGLPILEAQTSGCPVITTRRGALPEVAGDAAIFVEPGNAAAMADAVLGLYRDTAARAALVARGLPNAARFSWERAAERTAAIFDDCLARRSQGVARRPAGSRVL; this is encoded by the coding sequence CTCATCGCCTCCATCCGACGCACCGCACGGTTCATCGCAAGGGCTTGAAATCAATGGGTATTAGTTTTGAGTCCGACTCTGAGGCCACCGCCAATGATATCCGGTCCTGCAAGCTGCCGGTCGGTGGCAGACTGCATGTGGTGCCGGAGGCTGCCGGGCCCGGCTTTTCGGTCGCGACACCCGATGATGATCCGATCGACAGGGCCATGATCACGGTGGCCGAGCCGTTCGTGATGATGGTTGCCAGCGTGCTGCCGCATAAATCGCCCCGGATGGTGGTGGATGCCGCAGCGACGTTGTGGCACGGGGCGGGCATCCGGACCGTGATTCTGGGGACGGATCCGCGCGGGGCGCTGGCGCAGACGCTGACGGCCGCGGGCAATACCGGCATCGTCTGCCTGTACGGGGTTCCGACGCCGGTGCTGGCTGCCTATTACCGCCGGGCGCTGTGTCTGGTGATGCCGTCGGAATATGAGGGCTTCGGGCTGCCGATCCTGGAAGCGCAGACCAGCGGCTGTCCGGTGATCACCACCCGCCGCGGGGCGCTGCCCGAAGTGGCCGGGGATGCGGCGATTTTCGTTGAGCCGGGCAATGCCGCAGCCATGGCCGATGCGGTTCTTGGCCTGTATCGCGACACGGCGGCGCGTGCAGCACTGGTTGCGCGCGGGCTTCCCAATGCCGCGCGCTTTTCGTGGGAACGGGCGGCGGAGAGGACGGC